A genome region from Corvus hawaiiensis isolate bCorHaw1 chromosome 4, bCorHaw1.pri.cur, whole genome shotgun sequence includes the following:
- the SYCE3 gene encoding synaptonemal complex central element protein 3 codes for MAESEFQQGNDDGKTRENFKKSIEELLEKMENLTVWATQIVYDCTAIRTNPALTTTMQHLEDAFLRCKEHMEKKRQEVLMESRGEGQKKE; via the exons ATGGCTGAATCAGAATTTCAGCAAGGAAACGATGATGGAAAGACGAGGGAGAACTTTAAAAAGAGCATAGAGGAACTtctggagaaaatggaaaatctaACAG TGTGGGCAACCCAGATAGTCTATGACTGCACAGCCATCCGGACCAACCCAGCCCTGACCACCACCATGCAGCACTTGGAAGATGCCTTCCTGAGGTGCAAAGAGcacatggagaagaaaaggcaagagGTGCTGATGGAATCTAGAGGTGAAGggcaaaaaaaggaataa